The following are encoded together in the Anopheles nili chromosome 3, idAnoNiliSN_F5_01, whole genome shotgun sequence genome:
- the LOC128726396 gene encoding inositol polyphosphate 5-phosphatase E translates to MDKSAPEPSGSKPPSSNINATANASGKGKRPFLGLLSKRSSRVEPQRCSESEDEQQTIDVGSGFSLLGNHHSHAASNPPTKTTTNSSNSTASNGGNTTATTTSTSNTSHRQDSSNPSDTNSYQLLSTSSTTTTTTTTSSTGPESSTATKIPTAIRKRDNSNTRSTLSNRLSSCVGGRSTTSADVGGQFNLCCSMDEAIVKSPPRNRFSHPATGSSSAGSDSYDLEMQQRRQQLKLELTAKSCTSYPIEKSSPMRHRRPLEVGPKVETPQEEEDINGRNQKANVSLVNNRVVTKPIVFREYQNHTQRAIMSSKSRFKERFLPPLHRCNMDGYEKMEQHYSSPNIAEKEDDLLLPGGCDLDRRESRKSMSFDMVTTAPCENAAILDDAAAGQKPPPGSADSLARQALMAAHVLNLIPAEKARQRNFLHGRLGSTSLLGAAELDKILPTREVSIFVGTWNMNGQSPPRQMNDFVLPTALEHVPDIIVFGTQESCSERFEWEVTLQETLGPSHILLHSTSLGTLHLAAFIRRDLIWFCSEPEDACLSVRPGTAFRTKGAVAISFCLFGTSFLFVTSHLTAHQQKVKERVSDVKKIIHALDLPRNLTVKHRNKDVTQNFDSVYWCGDLNFRLSEPRDKLMQWIETTQFPLPAHLPHGFMHTDQLTSVLADGAAFRGFREAKITFPPTYKYDPGTQRFDSSSKQRAPAYTDRILYKFKPLPVTTVHRRGSNVPPGSKISHPPSPVKCIAYDSVQSITSSDHKPVWALFKNIIRPGIDTIPLAAGLFNREVYLEGMKRRLDNSGAGSSAVCNIQ, encoded by the exons ATGGATAAATCAGCACCAGAGCCGAGCGGCTCAAAACCGCCTTCCTCGAATATAAACGCAACCGCAAACGCAAGTGGAAAGGGCAAACGACCGTTTCTCGGTTTGCTGTCGAAACGCTCGTCACGTGTCGAGCCGCAGCGATGCTCGGAGAGCGAAGACGAACAGCAAACGATCGACGTTGGGTCTGGTTTTAGTCTACTCGGAAACCATCATAGCCATGCGGCTTCGAATCCCCCAACGAAGacaaccaccaacagcagTAACAGCACCGCTAGCAATGGGGGGAACACAACTGCAACGACTACGTCAACTAGCAATACCAGCCATCGGCAGGACTCGTCTAATCCAAGTGACACCAACTCGTACCAGCTTCTTTCGACGTCATCGACTACGACGACCACGACCACCACCTCGTCTACGGGGCCGGAAAGCTCGACGGCGACGAAAATTCCGACCGCCATTCGAAAGCGTGACAATTCAAACACCCGAAGCACGCTCAGCAACCGTTTAAGCAGTTGTGTAGGAGGTAGAAGCACCACGAGCGCTGACGTTGGCGGTCAGTTCAATTTGTGCTGTTCGATGGACGAAGCGATCGTCAAGTCACCACCGCGAAATCGCTTTTCGCACCCGGCTACAGGCAGTTCTAGTGCGGGCAGTGATTCGTACGACCTCGAAATGCAACaacggcggcagcagctgaAGCTGGAGCTGACCGCCAAGTCATGCACCAGTTATCCGATTGAGAAGTCGAGCCCAATGCGCCACCGCAGGCCACTAGAGGTAGGCCCGAAGGTGGAAACGCCGCAGGAGGAAGAGGATATTAATGGCCGCAATCAAAAGGCGAACGTATCGCTGGTGAACAACCGCGTCGTGACAAAACCAATCGTGTTTCGCGAGtatcaaaaccacacacagcGAGCGATCATGTCGAGTAAGTCGCGTTTTAAGGAACGCTTTCTGCCCCCATTGCACCGGTGCAACATGGATGGGTACGAAAAGATGGAACAACATTACAGCTCACCAAACATCGCCGAGAAGGAGGATGATTTGTTGCTTCCCGGTGGGTGCGATCTTGACCGACGTGAGTCCCGAAAGTCAATGTCATTTGACATGGTAACGACAGCCCCCTGCGAAAACGCTGCCATCCTGGATGATGCAGCTGCTGGTCAAAAACCACCTCCGGGATCAGCTGATTCGCTCGCCCGCCAGGCGCTAATGGCTGCGCACGTGCTCAATTTAATTCCTGCGGAAAAGGCCCGTCAGCGTAATTTTCTTCATGGGCGGCTTGGCTCGACGTCTTTGTTGGGAGCGGCGGAGTTGGATAAAATTCTCCCCACACGCGAGGTATCGATCTTCGTCGGCACGTGGAACATGAATGGACAGAGCCCACCGCGCCAGATGAACGATTTTGTGCTGCCAACGGCCCTCGAACACGTGCCAGACATTATCGTTTTCGGCACCCAAGAATCCTGCTCCGAGCGTTTTGAGTGGGAAGTAACGCTACAGGAAACGTTGGGACCCTCGCACATCTTGTTACACTCCACCAGCCTCGGTACGTTGCACTTGGCTGCATTCATCCGACGTGATTTAATCTGGTTCTGTTCGGAACCGGAGGACGCCTGTCTCTCCGTGCGGCCTGGTACGGCTTTTCGAACGAAAGGTGCGGTTGCGATCTCATTTTGTCTGTTTGGTACTTCGTTCCTGTTTGTGACCTCGCATCTGACGGCCCACCAGCAAAAGGTGAAAGAACGCGTATCCGATGTGAAAAAGATCATACACGCGCTGGATTTGCCGCGTAATCTAACCGTAAAGCACCGGAATAAAGACGTAACACAAAACTTTGACAGCGTTTACTGGTGCGGGGATCTTAACTTTCGCCTGAGCGAGCCGCGTGATAAGCTGATGCAGTGGATAGAGACGACACAGTTCCCACTTCCGGCGCATCTACCACACGGATTTATGCACACGGACCAGCTAACGTCTGTGTTGGCTGATGGAGCTGCATTTCGGGGGTTCCGCGAGGCTAAGATAACCTTCCCTCCAACTTATAAG TATGATCCCGGCACGCAGCGGTTCGATTCTTCCAGCAAGCAACGAGCTCCTGCGTACACTGATCGAATACTGTACAAATTTAAACCTCTCCCTGTAACTACGGTCCACCGACGAGGCTCAAATGTACCACCTGGGTCTAAGATTTCACACCCACCTTCTCCGGTCAAATGCATCGCGTACGATTCAGTTCAGAGCATTACATCTTCCGATCACAAGCCTGTTTGGGCGCTGTTCAAAAATATCATCCGACCCGGCATTGATAC AATTCCGTTGGCTGCGGGATTGTTCAATCGCGAAGTCTATCTTGAAGGTATGAAGCGGCGTCTGGATAACTCTGGAGCTGGTTCGTCGGCCGTTTGTAACATCCAATGA
- the LOC128726200 gene encoding uncharacterized protein LOC128726200: protein MDLNKNNAFFEKLKQNVTDSFDRLRKAVDMREKLLLRQLTVVVQQAQHITFEYDSIRFLCDSEEELVSRIRTFGRYNIDNFNVILQKEPYENEDYIQPSNDHDLMHKSCRQGADDERNPESEEIVVEFFNNRSLIKDSAEMVRESIINLTLNESREIIDQMIGTKPCGLVGMTAEEPISDAIESLRVCKIDQTTHRMHRTRNSICDAPLVSLSVQGEPQQDDGSNNNLVCVANGNSKKVRNSSRDGEKCISLSLPPHRMIPKASQTDGLIITTTDSEGNIRETMPACKAVTDKRMKNVNHLTMSSCGSTINLKNVTNLTINACAERSLSKPVKEKEHSALTDPGIVSNVQSEEGSPECGFYKRLITENKILRNHILKSKLGYAGSGPEKLQQPVISSSVSNNSLSSIIDGVTTNSNKTVPTESDSSPIDDTSTAANNEANLDMPLSEQELQQMLEMPSSICEKSLSFVLGELYGIPNGTNGVTALPSSASGETKEHTMQIQQWLKQIISEAETEPFQNAEMLEFSKIHN from the exons ATGGATTTGAACAAGAACAATGCTTTTTTCGAAAAG CTTAAGCAAAATGTTACTGATTCATTCGATCGTTTGCGGAAGGCCGTCGACATGCGTGAGAAGTTGCTGCTGAGGCAGCTGACGGTGGTGGTTCAACAAGCACAGCACATCACATTCGAGTACGATAGCATTCGTTTTCTATGCGACAGCGAGGAAGAGCTTGTTAGTCGTATTCGTACGTTTGGCAGGTACAACATCGACAATTTCAACGTTATTCTGCAGAAGGAACCATACGAAAATGAAGATTATATACAGCCTTCGAACGATCATGATCTGATGCACAAAAGCTGTCGCCAGGGCGCAGACGATGAACGGAACCCAGAGAGTGAAGAGATAGTAGTGGAGTTCTTTAACAACCGTAGTCTTATAAAGGACAGCGCTGAGATGGTGCGAGAATCGATCATCAACCTTACGTTAAACGAAAGTCGGGAAATAATTGATCAAATGATAGGGACTAAACCATGTGGTCTCGTTGGAATGACCGCCGAAGAACCTATTTCAGATGCCATAGAATCGTTACGCGTGTGtaaaatcgatcaaacaaCGCATCGAATGCACAGAACTCGGAATTCTATATGTGACGCCCCattggtttcgctttccgttcAAGGTGAGCCGCAGCAGGATGATGGTAGTAATAATAACCTTGTTTGCGTTGCCAACGGCAACTCGAAGAAGGTTCGCAACTCTTCGCGTGATGGGGAAAAATGTATTTCACTTTCGCTGCCACCCCATCGTATGATACCAAAAGCCTCGCAAACCGATGGACTGATTATCACGACAACCGACTCGGAAGGAAATATACGGGAAACAATGCCTGCTTGCAAAGCAGTGACAgacaaacgaatgaaaaacgtAAATCATCTCACGATGAGTAGCTGTGGCAGCACGATTAACCTTAAGAATGTCACAAATCTTACGATTAATGCATGTGCTGAGCGATCATTATCTAAACcagtgaaggaaaaagaacatTCGGCGTTGACTGATCCTGGTATCGTCAGTAACGTTCAATCGGAAGAAGGTAGCCCAGAGTGTGGCTTTTACAAGCGGCTCATAACGGAGAATAAAATTCTCCGCAATCACATACTCAAGTCTAAGCTGGGTTATGCAGGATCAGGGCCAGAAAAGTTGCAGCAACCTGTGATCAGTTCCTCTGTATCGAATAATTCACTTTCTTCCATTATTGATGGCGTGACCACAAACTCTAACAAGACCGTCCCGACGGAGTCGGACAGTTCCCCGATTGATGATACCAGCACTGCTGCTAACAATGAGGCTAATCTCGATATGCCTCTCTCGGAGCAGGAATTGCAGCAAATGCTGGAGATGCCTTCTTCCATATGCGAAAAAAGTTTGTCATTCGTTCTAGGTGAATTGTACGGCATACCCAATGGAACAAATGGTGTGACTGCACTGCCGAGTTCTGCTTCCGGTGAAACCAAGGAACATACCATGCAAATTCAGCAATGGTTGAAACAAATCATTTCCGAAGCCGAAACGGAACCGTTTCAAAACGCAGAAATGCTTGAGTTTAGCAAAATTCATAACTAG
- the LOC128722998 gene encoding spermine synthase isoform X1, with the protein MSANSILLDFSLDPARIIDEVSRKDIVRMCKENLEKYLTALKICYDMLTADGYLCILNETGTGTIVTIRFFEQGLITINVEYYRKDGDEPKISFDQIRELENNLVQKLKLNHGQSLPPLQRGPLTRYFPTADERVIEYDIDRVLFDKRSDFQKIQIVHSKSLGNMLVLDELQNIAEADLIYTETLMCRGAENYAGKEICILGGGDGALLYELLKEGPKHVVMLEIDEIVMQACNKYMNSICGDVLEKRTDENYEIIVGDCMVYLNKYIKEERKFDYVFGDLTDIPISDTPTGEIWDFIRLILECSFQVLKPDGKFMTHGNGVSCPESLRMYEDQLAKLTPKVSFTKSTAFVPSFMEEWVFYQVQREVANATESV; encoded by the exons ATGTCCGCCAACTCGATTTTGCTGGATTTTTCCCTGGACCCCGCCCGGATTATCGACGAAGTTTCCCGCAAGGATATTGTGCGGATGTGCAAAGAGAATCTGGAGAAATATCTCACTGCACTGAAAATCTGTTACGACATGCTCACGGCCGATGGTTATCTGTGCATCCTCaacgaaaccggcaccggtacTATCGTAACGATCCGGTTCTTTGAACAAGGCCTGATAACGATCAACGTCGAATACTACCGGAAGGATGGCGATGAACCGAAGATATCCTTTGAT CAAATACGCGAGCTCGAGAACAATTTGGTGCAAAAACTAAAACTCAACCATGGCCAATCGCTACCACCGCTCCAACGGGGTCCCTTAACCCGTTATTTCCCGACCGCAG ACGAGCGTGTCATCGAGTACGACATCGATAGGGTGCTTTTCGATAAGCGTTCCGATTTCCAGAAGATCCAAATCGTGCACTCCAAAAGCCTCGGCAATATGCTAGTGCTGGATGAATTGCAAA ATATTGCCGAAGCGGATCTTATCTACACCGAAACGCTGATGTGTCGCGGTGCTGAAAATTATGCCGGCAAAGAGATCTGCATTCTTGGCGGTGGCGATGGAGCTCTGTTGTACGAGCTGCTAAAGGAAGGCCCGAAACACGTGGTCATGCTTGAAATCGACGAAATAGTCATGCAGGCATGCAATAAGTACATGAACTCAATTTGTGGCGATGTACTGGAGAAACGTACGGATGAGAACTACGAGATCATTGTCGGGGATTGCATGGTTTACCTGAACAAGTACATCAAAGAGGAGCGCAAGTTCGATTACGTATTCGGTGACTTGACTGACATTCCGATCTCCGACACCCCAACTGGTGAAATATGGGACTTTATTCGGTTGATCCTGGAATGCTCCTTTCAGGTGCTGAAGCCGGATGGAAAGTTTATGACCCAT GGAAATGGTGTCAGCTGCCCGGAGTCACTCCGCATGTACGAAGACCAGCTGGCAAAGCTAACGCCAAAGGTATCGTTCACCAAAAGCACGGCTTTTGTGCCATCGTTTATGGAGGAGTGGGTTTTCTATCAGGTACAGCGTGAGGTCGCTAACGCCACCGAAAGCGTTTGA
- the LOC128722998 gene encoding spermine synthase isoform X2: MSANSILLDFSLDPARIIDEVSRKDIVRMCKENLEKYLTALKICYDMLTADGYLCILNETGTGTIVTIRFFEQGLITINVEYYRKDGDEPKISFDNMKTLENGLRIRLEAKRSKHLPPIKRGSNVDVYLTSSDERVIEYDIDRVLFDKRSDFQKIQIVHSKSLGNMLVLDELQNIAEADLIYTETLMCRGAENYAGKEICILGGGDGALLYELLKEGPKHVVMLEIDEIVMQACNKYMNSICGDVLEKRTDENYEIIVGDCMVYLNKYIKEERKFDYVFGDLTDIPISDTPTGEIWDFIRLILECSFQVLKPDGKFMTHGNGVSCPESLRMYEDQLAKLTPKVSFTKSTAFVPSFMEEWVFYQVQREVANATESV, from the exons ATGTCCGCCAACTCGATTTTGCTGGATTTTTCCCTGGACCCCGCCCGGATTATCGACGAAGTTTCCCGCAAGGATATTGTGCGGATGTGCAAAGAGAATCTGGAGAAATATCTCACTGCACTGAAAATCTGTTACGACATGCTCACGGCCGATGGTTATCTGTGCATCCTCaacgaaaccggcaccggtacTATCGTAACGATCCGGTTCTTTGAACAAGGCCTGATAACGATCAACGTCGAATACTACCGGAAGGATGGCGATGAACCGAAGATATCCTTTGAT AACATGAAAACGCTAGAGAACGGTTTACGCATCAGATTAGAGGCAAAACGGTCCAAGCACCTTCCACCAATAAAACGAGGCAGTAACGTTGACGTTTACTTAACAAGCTCAG ACGAGCGTGTCATCGAGTACGACATCGATAGGGTGCTTTTCGATAAGCGTTCCGATTTCCAGAAGATCCAAATCGTGCACTCCAAAAGCCTCGGCAATATGCTAGTGCTGGATGAATTGCAAA ATATTGCCGAAGCGGATCTTATCTACACCGAAACGCTGATGTGTCGCGGTGCTGAAAATTATGCCGGCAAAGAGATCTGCATTCTTGGCGGTGGCGATGGAGCTCTGTTGTACGAGCTGCTAAAGGAAGGCCCGAAACACGTGGTCATGCTTGAAATCGACGAAATAGTCATGCAGGCATGCAATAAGTACATGAACTCAATTTGTGGCGATGTACTGGAGAAACGTACGGATGAGAACTACGAGATCATTGTCGGGGATTGCATGGTTTACCTGAACAAGTACATCAAAGAGGAGCGCAAGTTCGATTACGTATTCGGTGACTTGACTGACATTCCGATCTCCGACACCCCAACTGGTGAAATATGGGACTTTATTCGGTTGATCCTGGAATGCTCCTTTCAGGTGCTGAAGCCGGATGGAAAGTTTATGACCCAT GGAAATGGTGTCAGCTGCCCGGAGTCACTCCGCATGTACGAAGACCAGCTGGCAAAGCTAACGCCAAAGGTATCGTTCACCAAAAGCACGGCTTTTGTGCCATCGTTTATGGAGGAGTGGGTTTTCTATCAGGTACAGCGTGAGGTCGCTAACGCCACCGAAAGCGTTTGA